Proteins from a genomic interval of Williamwhitmania sp.:
- a CDS encoding NYN domain-containing protein, with protein METKQDLKLAVIIDADNVPPGNVKGMMEEIAKYGTPTFKRIYGDWTKPNLAGWKNILLENAITPIQQYGYTTGKNSTDSAMIIDAMDILFTGKVDGFCIVSSDSDFTKLATRLRESGMKVLGFGEKKTPYPFIVACDKFIYLEILKSPAVTDTTGKQKHESPQDSKQETVQQIDTKIVSLISSTVNDIADEDGWAFLGDVGNLLIKKKPDFDPRNYGFEKLTPLIKSLKSHFEIDERMTERASIKLVYIKTKK; from the coding sequence ATGGAAACAAAACAGGACTTAAAACTTGCAGTTATAATTGATGCCGACAACGTACCTCCTGGCAATGTTAAAGGCATGATGGAAGAAATTGCAAAATATGGAACCCCCACTTTTAAAAGAATCTACGGTGATTGGACCAAACCGAATTTGGCTGGATGGAAAAATATACTTCTAGAAAACGCAATTACGCCGATTCAGCAGTATGGATATACAACTGGTAAAAATTCAACTGATTCTGCAATGATAATAGATGCAATGGACATCTTATTTACGGGTAAAGTAGATGGATTTTGCATAGTGTCAAGTGATAGTGATTTTACAAAACTTGCAACTAGACTAAGAGAATCTGGCATGAAAGTATTAGGGTTTGGTGAAAAGAAGACACCCTATCCATTCATTGTCGCATGTGATAAGTTCATCTATCTTGAGATTTTAAAGAGTCCAGCCGTAACTGATACGACTGGAAAACAGAAACATGAGAGTCCACAAGATTCTAAACAAGAGACAGTACAGCAAATTGATACGAAAATTGTATCACTAATTTCTTCAACAGTAAATGATATTGCGGACGAAGATGGGTGGGCATTTTTAGGAGACGTTGGAAATCTACTGATTAAGAAAAAACCTGATTTTGACCCAAGAAACTATGGCTTTGAGAAACTTACCCCGTTGATTAAATCATTAAAAAGCCATTTTGAAATTGATGAGCGGATGACAGAAAGAGCATCCATAAAGCTTGTTTATATAAAGACAAAGAAATAG